GACGATCCCTATCAGCATCAGCAGACCCATCATGACTGATACAGAGATGGTTTCACCTGCAATAAGCAGCCCTACAAACGATCCTATGACTGCAAATGGAAGCGAGAATAGGATTGCAAATGGTGCGACACCTTCACGGAAGGTTACGACCAGGATGAAGTAAACGATCGCAATCGCAGCAAGCATGGCAGCTCCAAGCTGGGTGAATGTTTCGGTCATATCCGCCTGGACACCTGCTACGCCAACTTCAACGCCTTTTGGCAAATCTAATTCATCAATTGCTTTTTCAGCATCAGCAGCTGCCTTCGAAATATCCTTGCTTACTACCGTTCCTGATACAGAAGCATAATACTGGCCTTTGCTTCTGGCTAATGTATTCATTGTTGTGCCTTCTTCAACGGTCACCAATTCAGACAATGGCAAGGTCGTGCCTAGCGCTGTTTGTACTTCAGTAGCAAGGATATCCTCGATCGATTCTGGCTGTTCAGCCTGCTCCTGCTGGACAATGACATCTAGTGTTTCACCATCTTTTTCAACGGTCGTCAAAATTTCTTCTGATTTGTTCGGATTGAGCATCATGACAATTTGTCCGGCCGTCAGCCCATACTGAAGCAATTCGTCCTGCTCAACTTTGAAGGTATATTCTACATAAGCATCTTCTGCACTTGAAGACACGTCCTTCAAGCCGTCAACAGCCTTCATTTCCTCTTCTACCAACTTGACAGTTTTGCTTAACTTACCTAAATCCTCACTGTACAAGGTATAGCTGATTTCATTCTCAGGCATCGACATTCCGCCGAAATTCTGGCTCTTCCATTCGCCGCTGTGGCCAATGTTGAAGACATATTCCTCAAGTTGATCCCTTACTTCTGAAAAGTTTTCCATATCCGGGTCAAAGATCAGGTACATTAGTGCTCCGCCTGCTCCTCCGCCCATCATGGCCGTCATCTGATCTGCCTCTTCGTTGATCGATACCTGTACGATATCGATGTCTTTGCGTTTCAGCATTTCTTCTTCTACTTCTGCAACATTTTCAATTGTTTCTTCCTTAAGCTCACCTGCTTTAGGTGTGTAAGTCAGATACATTACTTTATCTTCTTCACTGCCCATGAAGCTGAAACCGATGATTGGTGTCAGGGCAAGACTTCCGACGAGCAGAATAACCGCAATGAGTGAAGTAATGACCTTATGGTTAAGCGACTTATTCAAGACGCCCTTGTACCAATGAGCCATTTTTCCAACTTCCTTATGGCTGTTTTCCGTTTTCTCGCTGTATAACTTCTTCCTGAACAAAAAGTGGGATAACGCTGGTACGATGGTAATCGCCACAATCAGTGAAGCACCCAGTGCAAATGTCATCGTCAAGGCAAATGGCGCGAATAATTCCCCTACCATGCCGCCTACGAAGATCAACGGAGCAAATACGGCAACCGTTACGAGTGTGGACGACAGGATTGGCTTAAACATTTCGATTGTCGCTTCACGCACAAGTGCCCTGCCAGTTAATCTCTCTTCTTTTAAATGCAGGCGGCGATATATATTTTCAACGACGACAATCGAGTCATCGATTACACGGCCAATCGCTACAGTAATCGCGCCCAGTGTCATGATATTAAGCGTGATATCCATCCAGTTCAATAGCAGCAATGCCATAAAAATCGAAACTGGAATCGAGACAATTGATATAATCGTAGATTTGAAGTCACGCAGGAATAGAAGGATTACAAGAATTGCGATCAATCCGCCAAATAAAGCTTTTTCAATCATCGTAAAGACTGATTCTTCAATTGGCTCTCCCTGGTCAAGCGATACTTCAATGACAAGGCCATCTATTTTAGATTTTTCTTCCTTGATTAAATCTTTCACTGCATTCACTACATCCACGGTGTTCGCTTGCTGCTCCTTAACAATCTGCAGGGCAATCGCGTCTTCCCCATTCGTGCGGGAAATGGATTGAACTTTACCAACTAGCTCAACCTCAGCAACGTCGCTGAGTTTAACAAAAGGTGATGGATTGGCTGCAGAAGGCGTGACCGGAATCAGCATATTTTTCAATTCATCTGTAGTCGTGAACTTGCCATCAACAGCAACAGCCTGCTCTCCTTCTTTGAACTCAAAAAGGCCTAATGAAACGCCAAGGTTGCTAGCCTGGATCATTTCCTTCACTTTGGACTCTGTTAAACCAAACTCGGCCAGTTTCGCCTCGTCATACGTAAGATTAACTTCTTCAATATGCTGTCCTGTCATCGTAACAGACGCAACACCATCGATTTTATCGATTTTAGGAAGGATAATTTCCTCAACGGTTGATGTAAGCTCGACAATATCCTCCGTTGTACTGCTGACACTCAATGCAGCCACCGGCATCATATTCATGCTGATCGCTGTGATTGTCGGCTCCTGAGCCCCTTCCGGCAGTGTCACCATATCCAATGCCGATTGTAAGGCCCGTTTAGCTTCATCCATGTCGATGCCATACTCATACTCTACCTGGATACTCGACATATTGGAGTAGGAATTCGAATAGACATATTTAACGTCTTCGAGCCCCTCCACCGCTTTTTCAATTGGGATCGATACATCCTCCATTACTTTTTCGGGAGTCGCCCCGGGATAAACATCCATAACCATCAAGTATGGAATCGATATATTCGGAATGGTCTCCATGTTCATCCGCGTACCAGAATAAATCCCTGATACCGTAATGATAATCGTAAGAAGCCATACGGCCAGTTTATTTCCAAGTACAAAATTGACTAAATTCTTCACTACTGCACCTACCTCAAATTGACTTTATTGACGATAACAATGTTACTGACTGACCGGTCATTTGTCAATTGTAGATGTACAGAATTTACATAAAACAGATGAAAAAATCCGCCTCATAAAGAAGCGGATTTCGTATGATTATTCATCATCTATTTCGCCATCACCAATTTCATCTTCTTCCTCGACATCTTCCAGCTGTTCCCCTTCTTCAGGCGGTGCGTCATTGCCACAGCCGGTTACAGTGAACATGGAAATTGCCAATAAAAACATGAATAAAAGCTTTTTCATTATTCATTCCTCCTTTAGAAAAAGTTTTTCCAAGGCTTGATATTTCTA
The window above is part of the Mesobacillus jeotgali genome. Proteins encoded here:
- a CDS encoding efflux RND transporter permease subunit; the protein is MKNLVNFVLGNKLAVWLLTIIITVSGIYSGTRMNMETIPNISIPYLMVMDVYPGATPEKVMEDVSIPIEKAVEGLEDVKYVYSNSYSNMSSIQVEYEYGIDMDEAKRALQSALDMVTLPEGAQEPTITAISMNMMPVAALSVSSTTEDIVELTSTVEEIILPKIDKIDGVASVTMTGQHIEEVNLTYDEAKLAEFGLTESKVKEMIQASNLGVSLGLFEFKEGEQAVAVDGKFTTTDELKNMLIPVTPSAANPSPFVKLSDVAEVELVGKVQSISRTNGEDAIALQIVKEQQANTVDVVNAVKDLIKEEKSKIDGLVIEVSLDQGEPIEESVFTMIEKALFGGLIAILVILLFLRDFKSTIISIVSIPVSIFMALLLLNWMDITLNIMTLGAITVAIGRVIDDSIVVVENIYRRLHLKEERLTGRALVREATIEMFKPILSSTLVTVAVFAPLIFVGGMVGELFAPFALTMTFALGASLIVAITIVPALSHFLFRKKLYSEKTENSHKEVGKMAHWYKGVLNKSLNHKVITSLIAVILLVGSLALTPIIGFSFMGSEEDKVMYLTYTPKAGELKEETIENVAEVEEEMLKRKDIDIVQVSINEEADQMTAMMGGGAGGALMYLIFDPDMENFSEVRDQLEEYVFNIGHSGEWKSQNFGGMSMPENEISYTLYSEDLGKLSKTVKLVEEEMKAVDGLKDVSSSAEDAYVEYTFKVEQDELLQYGLTAGQIVMMLNPNKSEEILTTVEKDGETLDVIVQQEQAEQPESIEDILATEVQTALGTTLPLSELVTVEEGTTMNTLARSKGQYYASVSGTVVSKDISKAAADAEKAIDELDLPKGVEVGVAGVQADMTETFTQLGAAMLAAIAIVYFILVVTFREGVAPFAILFSLPFAVIGSFVGLLIAGETISVSVMMGLLMLIGIVVTNAIVLVDRIIHMEREGLTMRAAVLEAGATRLRPILMTAIATVGALIPLAIGSGGGGLISKGLAITVIGGLTSSTLLTLIIVPIVYEVLSRIFKKNRKDIVEN